The proteins below are encoded in one region of Macrococcus armenti:
- a CDS encoding ABC transporter ATP-binding protein — protein MKSFFEYYKPYKGLLMLDFGSAVFVGVLELIFPLMTSLFIDKLLPSKDWPNIVLGAIGLFLVFGFVTVLKFIVTYWGHKLGTNIERDIRNELYQHMQRLNFGFFDRNKTGKLMGRLTNDLMDIGELAHHGPEEVFVAVMTVIGALIIMLTIDVKLALITFCIVPLIFALTLYFNRKMTTQFRRLFGNVSAFNDVISETIGGIRLVQAFTNEHYENERFKKTNEDFRRTKLKAYNYMSWNTSIGYISQKFTLIIVLILGCYFVLQNMMSYGEFVAFIMITDILFKPLQSINLIIELFPKGIAGFNNFKEIMATEPTVKDSAHAISFKQEPEEIVYDHVTFKYGEQTILDNLSFSIKRGEQIALVGPSGGGKTTICSLLPRFYDPSHGEITLNGQNIKDYTLSSLRKQIGIVQQDVFLFSGTLKENIAYGNLDATDEEIMWAVEQAQLKSFVDTLPEGIHTIVGERGTKLSGGQKQRVSIARMFLKNPPIIILDEATSALDVETENRIQAAFKRLSEGRTTLTIAHRLSTIRDVDRILFIENGRIVESGSHDELIAQQGKYYQLQQAQYAQVMS, from the coding sequence ATGAAATCATTTTTTGAATATTACAAGCCGTATAAAGGCTTGTTGATGTTAGATTTTGGTTCAGCGGTTTTTGTCGGCGTGTTGGAACTTATCTTTCCATTAATGACAAGTTTGTTTATTGATAAGCTGTTACCGTCGAAAGACTGGCCGAATATCGTGCTTGGTGCGATTGGTTTATTTTTAGTGTTCGGGTTTGTCACGGTTCTTAAATTTATCGTGACTTACTGGGGGCATAAACTCGGAACAAATATTGAACGGGATATACGTAATGAACTGTATCAGCATATGCAACGTTTGAACTTCGGATTCTTTGACCGCAATAAGACTGGGAAACTCATGGGTCGACTGACGAACGATTTGATGGATATCGGTGAACTTGCACATCATGGTCCTGAAGAGGTGTTCGTTGCCGTGATGACGGTTATTGGTGCGCTGATTATTATGCTCACGATTGATGTGAAACTTGCGTTAATCACGTTTTGTATCGTGCCGCTTATATTCGCATTAACGTTATACTTTAACCGTAAGATGACGACACAGTTCCGCAGATTGTTTGGTAATGTATCTGCGTTTAACGATGTAATCAGTGAGACAATTGGTGGTATTCGTCTAGTGCAGGCATTCACGAATGAGCATTATGAAAACGAACGTTTTAAAAAGACGAATGAAGACTTCAGACGCACGAAATTAAAGGCGTATAATTATATGTCTTGGAACACGTCTATTGGCTATATATCGCAGAAGTTCACGTTAATTATTGTATTGATATTAGGCTGTTACTTTGTTTTACAGAACATGATGAGCTACGGAGAATTCGTTGCGTTTATTATGATTACGGATATATTATTCAAGCCGTTACAGTCGATTAACTTGATTATCGAACTTTTCCCGAAAGGTATTGCTGGCTTTAACAACTTCAAAGAAATAATGGCAACAGAACCTACTGTTAAAGATAGCGCACATGCCATTAGTTTCAAACAAGAACCAGAAGAGATAGTGTATGACCATGTGACATTCAAGTACGGCGAACAGACGATTCTTGACAATCTTTCGTTTTCAATAAAACGTGGAGAACAAATCGCGCTTGTCGGACCGAGTGGTGGTGGCAAGACGACGATCTGTTCGTTACTGCCGAGGTTTTATGATCCATCACACGGTGAGATTACTTTAAATGGACAGAATATTAAAGACTATACATTATCATCTCTGCGTAAACAGATTGGCATCGTGCAGCAAGATGTATTTCTATTTAGCGGTACGTTAAAAGAGAATATCGCGTATGGAAATTTAGATGCGACTGATGAGGAAATCATGTGGGCAGTTGAACAAGCGCAGCTGAAATCATTTGTTGATACACTGCCAGAAGGAATCCACACGATTGTAGGAGAGCGTGGTACGAAGTTATCGGGTGGACAGAAGCAGCGTGTTTCTATTGCACGTATGTTCTTGAAGAACCCACCGATTATTATACTGGACGAGGCGACAAGTGCGCTCGACGTTGAAACAGAGAATCGTATACAGGCAGCATTTAAACGATTATCAGAAGGGCGTACAACACTGACGATTGCCCACCGTCTATCAACGATAAGAGATGTGGACCGAATCCTTTTCATAGAGAACGGGCGTATCGTTGAAAGTGGCAGTCACGATGAGCTCATTGCACAACAAGGGAAATACTATCAATTACAGCAGGCACAATATGCACAAGTCATGTCTTAA
- a CDS encoding helix-turn-helix domain-containing protein, whose amino-acid sequence MIIVRLDRVMADRKVKLNELSEMVDVSVANLSNLKTGKVKAVRFSTLEAICKALDCQPGDLFEYVKDE is encoded by the coding sequence ATGATAATAGTTAGGTTAGATAGAGTAATGGCTGATCGGAAAGTTAAGTTAAATGAGCTTTCCGAAATGGTTGATGTTAGTGTTGCAAATTTATCAAACTTAAAGACGGGTAAAGTAAAAGCAGTACGGTTCTCAACACTTGAAGCTATTTGTAAGGCGCTGGACTGTCAACCTGGAGATTTGTTTGAATATGTGAAAGATGAATAA
- a CDS encoding DUF2975 domain-containing protein, with amino-acid sequence MDIIYLIGVVLSGIGTLALVGLTIFINSVSEGTLNKFLQSDHSKVMMSIGGLNYEFTKSFISEHLAVNKGLLISVLIIAILNAVLFLLMMWYARKLIHKFSKNEVFSNNNGKFIETIAILFLFAGHTYKLMISMLSMFIDKSLNLSHYLSEADVIRKVSYNLISLDWNIILIAITIWFIGRAFRYGEYLQNEYDATV; translated from the coding sequence ATGGATATTATATACCTTATTGGTGTTGTATTATCAGGGATTGGAACGCTTGCTTTAGTCGGATTAACAATATTTATTAATTCTGTTTCTGAAGGGACTTTGAATAAGTTTCTCCAGTCCGATCATTCGAAGGTAATGATGAGTATAGGTGGTTTAAATTATGAATTTACGAAAAGTTTTATTAGTGAGCATCTGGCGGTTAATAAAGGGCTGCTTATCAGTGTTTTAATCATCGCAATATTGAATGCAGTTTTATTCTTATTAATGATGTGGTATGCAAGAAAATTAATTCATAAGTTCAGTAAGAATGAAGTCTTTAGTAATAACAACGGAAAGTTTATTGAAACAATTGCTATTTTATTTTTATTTGCAGGACATACATACAAGTTGATGATTTCAATGTTAAGTATGTTTATTGACAAATCATTAAATTTATCTCATTATTTATCGGAAGCTGATGTTATCAGAAAAGTGAGTTATAATTTAATATCATTAGATTGGAATATAATTTTAATTGCTATAACAATCTGGTTTATCGGTAGAGCTTTCCGATATGGCGAGTATTTACAGAATGAATATGATGCAACTGTTTAG
- a CDS encoding DUF805 domain-containing protein gives MENNMSIKDAMIAFWTKAFLFKGRARRREVWLNILGNFIIAFILGVIVLLIDLVTSDRMNLSEHYNFFVGTIFPYFTTIPAMAQASRRMQDINMNGKIAIVLTVAATLLEFVFNRIMPLFNTKLTGNSTTLVIISLILAIPMLFLFIVNFINGNEGDNKYGKDPKRV, from the coding sequence ATGGAAAATAATATGTCAATAAAAGATGCGATGATTGCATTCTGGACGAAAGCGTTCTTGTTTAAAGGACGTGCGAGAAGAAGAGAAGTATGGCTGAATATATTAGGTAACTTCATTATCGCCTTCATTCTAGGTGTAATAGTGCTTCTAATTGATTTAGTTACATCAGATAGGATGAATTTATCAGAGCATTACAATTTCTTTGTAGGCACAATATTCCCGTACTTCACAACAATCCCGGCGATGGCTCAGGCAAGCCGCCGTATGCAGGACATTAATATGAACGGTAAAATCGCAATCGTGCTGACTGTGGCTGCGACTTTACTGGAATTTGTATTTAATCGCATAATGCCGCTGTTTAATACGAAATTAACAGGCAATTCGACAACTTTAGTAATCATCTCATTAATCTTAGCAATACCGATGCTCTTCTTATTCATCGTTAATTTTATCAACGGTAATGAAGGCGACAACAAATACGGAAAAGATCCGAAACGTGTGTAA